A portion of the Limosilactobacillus reuteri genome contains these proteins:
- the rpsN gene encoding 30S ribosomal protein S14 yields MAKKSKIAKLHHQEALVKKYAEKRKELKAKGDYIGLSKLPRNSSAVRLHNRDRYDGRPHAYMRKFGMSRIKFRELAHKGQIPGVRKASW; encoded by the coding sequence ATGGCAAAAAAGTCAAAGATTGCTAAATTACATCACCAAGAAGCTTTAGTAAAGAAATACGCTGAAAAGCGCAAAGAATTAAAGGCGAAGGGCGACTACATCGGTTTATCCAAACTTCCTCGTAACTCTAGTGCGGTTCGTCTTCACAACCGTGATCGTTACGATGGCCGACCACATGCTTACATGCGTAAGTTTGGAATGTCACGGATTAAGTTCCGTGAACTAGCACACAAGGGTCAAATCCCTGGTGTTCGTAAGGCCAGTTGGTAA
- a CDS encoding metallophosphoesterase family protein yields the protein MKVRKGKSSVKKRIAVFSDTHGNLTALQAMYRDSIAQHVDEYWFIGDLLMPGPSVKPIWEILQGMKPAVIVRGNWDDLVVRGARGMMDMERPSHIYFARLAQYVAEHAPDGMVDEIASRPMHVTKRVGPLNFGISHNLPWLNMGQDLFPTQVSENFDKLFNVAGEPVDIAIYAHVHHDLLRYGSDERMVLNPGAVGEPFNHWQPLQRDLRAHYLILEVDDIGLAETSFRHIGYSRDQEKQIADKSDLPYRDLYKKMMVTGRAYTHDDELLTEYNNQYNYADEYRKYAKKLNG from the coding sequence ATGAAGGTAAGAAAGGGGAAATCATCTGTGAAAAAGAGGATCGCAGTCTTTTCAGATACGCATGGAAATCTAACAGCGTTGCAAGCAATGTATCGCGATAGCATAGCGCAGCATGTTGATGAATATTGGTTTATTGGTGATTTACTGATGCCAGGCCCAAGTGTAAAACCAATTTGGGAGATTTTGCAAGGAATGAAGCCAGCAGTAATTGTACGAGGAAACTGGGATGACCTAGTTGTTCGTGGTGCTCGCGGGATGATGGATATGGAGCGTCCTTCCCACATTTACTTTGCGCGGTTAGCCCAGTACGTTGCGGAACATGCCCCTGACGGAATGGTTGATGAAATTGCAAGTCGGCCGATGCACGTTACGAAACGCGTGGGTCCCCTTAATTTTGGCATCTCCCATAATTTGCCGTGGCTTAATATGGGTCAAGACCTTTTTCCCACGCAAGTTAGTGAAAATTTTGATAAGCTGTTTAATGTCGCTGGCGAACCAGTTGATATTGCCATTTATGCCCATGTTCACCATGACCTTTTGCGGTATGGGAGTGATGAACGCATGGTTTTAAATCCCGGAGCAGTCGGCGAGCCATTCAACCACTGGCAACCTCTCCAGCGTGATTTGCGGGCCCACTATCTAATTTTGGAAGTAGACGATATTGGTTTAGCTGAAACTAGCTTCCGTCATATTGGATATAGTCGCGATCAGGAAAAACAAATTGCCGATAAGAGTGATTTGCCATACCGTGACCTTTACAAGAAGATGATGGTGACGGGACGGGCTTATACCCATGATGATGAACTTTTAACTGAATATAATAATCAATATAATTATGCTGACGAATACCGTAAATACGCGAAAAAATTAAATGGTTAA
- a CDS encoding MFS transporter — MIIKMDSEVARGKFPHGWHRTFYTLWLGAFITGMGYSMTMPFISLFIAELGNFTRFQLNIYSGLAFGVTFISQAIVSPFWGSLADRKGRKLMCMRASGVMACTICAIGFAQSVWMIIGMRFLQGVFSGYINNATALMAGETPHNKSGWVMSAMTTAGVAGNLVGPLLGGFLSGLFGYRIPFFITGALMFCVFLSTWLLTVEHFTPIKKEAMKPMKEIIHNLDNPPLIFVMFLTTMIVTSSTMSIDPIISLYVRQLMGGHGNIAFVAGIVAATPGLGTLLAASKVGHTMDRIGPEKVLQIGILTAFILFIPMTITKSPWALAFWRFLLGLANAALMPATQTVLTLDVPTEAFGRIFSYNQSFQAAGAVLGSILGSFISGISSYEMVFVITGLTLLLNFILVMLVRPKKQLTE; from the coding sequence ATGATAATCAAAATGGATTCGGAAGTCGCAAGAGGAAAATTTCCTCACGGTTGGCACCGAACTTTTTACACCCTCTGGCTCGGCGCGTTCATCACCGGGATGGGCTACTCGATGACGATGCCGTTTATCTCACTTTTTATTGCAGAATTAGGAAACTTTACGCGTTTTCAGCTCAACATTTACTCCGGACTAGCATTTGGGGTGACCTTCATTAGTCAAGCCATTGTTTCACCGTTCTGGGGCAGTCTGGCTGATCGCAAAGGACGAAAACTGATGTGTATGCGTGCATCGGGAGTAATGGCTTGTACAATCTGTGCAATTGGATTTGCCCAAAGTGTCTGGATGATTATTGGCATGCGGTTCCTTCAAGGAGTCTTTTCCGGCTACATTAATAACGCTACTGCTTTAATGGCTGGCGAAACACCGCATAATAAATCAGGCTGGGTAATGTCAGCGATGACTACTGCGGGGGTGGCCGGCAATTTGGTTGGTCCTTTGCTTGGTGGTTTCCTATCAGGATTGTTTGGGTACCGAATCCCATTTTTCATCACCGGAGCACTAATGTTTTGTGTCTTTCTCAGTACGTGGTTATTGACGGTAGAACATTTTACCCCGATTAAAAAAGAAGCGATGAAGCCAATGAAAGAGATAATTCATAATCTGGATAATCCACCATTGATCTTCGTTATGTTCTTAACCACAATGATTGTTACTTCTTCTACCATGTCAATTGACCCAATTATCAGTTTGTATGTTCGGCAATTGATGGGCGGCCACGGCAATATTGCCTTTGTCGCTGGGATTGTTGCTGCTACTCCAGGACTAGGAACATTGCTTGCCGCTTCAAAGGTTGGTCACACGATGGACCGGATTGGACCAGAAAAAGTATTACAAATTGGGATTCTCACGGCCTTTATCCTCTTTATCCCCATGACCATTACTAAGTCTCCATGGGCCTTGGCATTTTGGCGCTTCTTGCTTGGGTTAGCAAACGCGGCGTTAATGCCTGCTACCCAAACGGTCTTAACCCTTGACGTCCCAACCGAAGCATTCGGCCGGATCTTTAGTTACAATCAATCTTTCCAGGCTGCGGGTGCGGTGTTAGGGTCAATTCTTGGGTCATTCATTTCGGGAATTTCTAGTTATGAAATGGTCTTTGTCATTACTGGTTTGACTCTCCTGCTTAACTTTATCTTGGTGATGTTGGTTAGACCAAAGAAGCAACTTACAGAATAA